From Halomicrobium salinisoli, the proteins below share one genomic window:
- a CDS encoding Dyp-type peroxidase: MSDQRGIPRRTFLKSAVAIGGSAALSACVDRFGAPDVDRGPEDLSALPDRQHAWDEFLSTDDHGNVVPPRHHLLLLVDYEGDGRPTEGEREQVESAFRGLERAYERSNDGLVFTVGYTPAYFERFDDDLPGGVDLPEPEAMAPFEEPAFDTPDAAVHLASDHGQVVMAAEEALKGNQSTLNGVEMPASLSGVLSEADRRSGFVGAGLPAENDDVAGVPEGEVPEDAPLYMGFKSNFSKSQASEDFVTVDEGPFAGGTTQHVSKIRLHLDQWYDQDSRYHREATMFCPVHAEEGLVEGTGENMGDSSGMEEHGCPAHTEEHAREYGKVGHSQKSARAREDGSPLMIRRDFDATDDDRASLHFLSLQETIGDFVETREAMNGTDVAGESGVGQRTNNGILQYMTVERRGNYLLPPRDLRALPPARPE; this comes from the coding sequence ATGAGCGATCAGCGTGGCATCCCGCGCCGGACATTCCTGAAGTCGGCGGTGGCGATCGGGGGGAGCGCCGCCCTCTCGGCGTGCGTCGACCGCTTCGGTGCGCCGGACGTAGATCGGGGTCCCGAGGACCTCTCGGCCCTGCCGGACCGCCAGCACGCGTGGGACGAGTTCCTCTCGACGGACGATCACGGCAACGTCGTCCCGCCGCGACACCACCTCCTCCTGCTGGTGGACTACGAGGGCGACGGCCGGCCGACCGAGGGCGAGCGCGAGCAGGTCGAGTCCGCCTTCCGGGGACTGGAGCGTGCCTACGAGCGGTCCAACGACGGCCTCGTCTTCACCGTCGGCTACACCCCCGCCTACTTCGAGCGCTTCGACGACGACCTCCCCGGAGGCGTCGACCTGCCGGAGCCCGAGGCGATGGCCCCCTTCGAGGAACCGGCCTTCGACACGCCCGACGCCGCCGTCCACCTGGCCAGCGACCACGGGCAGGTCGTCATGGCCGCCGAGGAGGCCCTGAAGGGCAACCAGTCGACGCTCAACGGCGTCGAGATGCCGGCCTCGCTGTCCGGCGTCCTCTCGGAGGCCGACCGGCGATCCGGCTTCGTCGGGGCGGGCCTCCCGGCCGAGAACGACGACGTGGCCGGCGTCCCCGAGGGCGAGGTGCCCGAGGACGCGCCGCTGTACATGGGCTTCAAGTCGAACTTCTCGAAGAGCCAGGCCAGCGAGGACTTCGTCACCGTCGACGAGGGCCCCTTCGCCGGCGGCACGACCCAGCACGTCTCGAAGATCCGCCTGCACTTGGACCAGTGGTACGACCAGGACAGCCGCTACCACCGCGAGGCGACGATGTTCTGCCCTGTCCACGCCGAGGAGGGCCTCGTCGAGGGCACCGGCGAGAACATGGGCGACTCCTCGGGCATGGAGGAGCACGGCTGTCCCGCCCACACCGAGGAGCACGCCCGGGAGTACGGCAAGGTCGGCCACTCCCAGAAGTCCGCCCGCGCACGCGAGGACGGGTCCCCCCTGATGATCCGCCGGGACTTCGACGCCACCGACGACGACCGCGCGTCGCTGCACTTCCTCTCGCTGCAGGAGACGATCGGCGACTTCGTCGAGACCCGGGAGGCGATGAACGGGACCGACGTCGCCGGCGAGAGCGGCGTCGGCCAGCGGACCAACAACGGCATCCTCCAGTACATGACCGTCGAGCGCCGCGGCAACTACCTCCTGCCGCCCCGGGACCTCCGGGCGCTGCCGCCGGCCCGACCGGAGTGA
- a CDS encoding antitoxin VapB family protein, with product MGAADEQIRVSDRVKRVLDQQRREGESYNDVLERVLDEERNGDFYDGFGRWSDERTDRIRRERRAAKEERKRRMRERAADDG from the coding sequence ATGGGGGCGGCCGACGAACAGATCCGAGTCAGCGACCGGGTCAAGCGTGTACTCGACCAGCAGCGGCGCGAGGGAGAGAGCTACAACGACGTCCTCGAGCGCGTGCTCGACGAAGAGCGGAACGGCGACTTCTACGACGGGTTCGGCCGATGGTCCGACGAGCGGACCGACCGCATCCGCCGGGAACGCCGGGCTGCGAAGGAAGAGCGCAAGCGTCGGATGCGCGAGCGAGCGGCGGACGACGGATGA
- a CDS encoding iron transporter, which yields MDRREFLAGAATGTLGTLAGCTNLLERQSTRAPPLVEDRPDAVYVPTHVEGMEMVGVKSSGRYSLALFYSFPHRFWLMDDDRTNKVEIGSEDSLHLMASVWDAETETAIPSSNASLTVEQDGGTVVRKRMWPMLSQNMGFHYGDNVALDGDGVYDATVAFGPVSVRRTGEFADAFEEQVSPSFRFEFRRDALEGQVSFEELPDRQGERDAVEPMSMDMAPTPQLPPAEEMPGTTLGTGTSGNARFVATLLDERPEGVDGDGPYLAVSPRTPYNRFPIPMMALSATLERDGETAFDGNLMSTLDPDLKYHYGAAVDGVEDGDRLTITVDSPPGVSRHEGYETTFLEMEPVEMDVSP from the coding sequence ATGGACAGACGGGAGTTTCTGGCCGGTGCGGCAACGGGGACGCTCGGGACGCTCGCGGGGTGTACGAACCTCCTCGAGCGGCAGTCGACGCGGGCGCCGCCGCTGGTCGAGGACCGCCCCGACGCCGTCTACGTCCCCACGCACGTCGAGGGGATGGAGATGGTCGGGGTGAAATCGAGCGGTCGGTACAGCCTGGCGCTGTTCTACAGCTTCCCCCACCGCTTCTGGCTGATGGACGACGACCGGACGAACAAGGTCGAGATCGGGTCCGAGGACTCGCTGCACCTGATGGCCAGCGTCTGGGACGCGGAGACCGAGACGGCGATTCCAAGCTCCAACGCCTCGCTGACCGTCGAACAGGACGGCGGAACCGTCGTCCGCAAGCGCATGTGGCCGATGCTCTCCCAGAACATGGGCTTTCACTACGGCGACAACGTCGCGCTCGACGGGGACGGCGTCTACGACGCGACCGTCGCGTTCGGCCCGGTGAGCGTCCGCCGGACGGGCGAGTTCGCCGACGCGTTCGAGGAGCAGGTGTCGCCCTCCTTCCGCTTCGAGTTCCGCCGGGACGCCCTGGAGGGGCAGGTCTCGTTCGAGGAACTGCCGGACCGGCAGGGCGAGCGCGACGCCGTCGAGCCCATGTCGATGGACATGGCGCCGACGCCGCAGCTCCCGCCCGCGGAGGAGATGCCCGGCACGACGCTTGGGACGGGCACGAGCGGCAACGCGCGCTTCGTCGCCACGCTGCTCGACGAGCGTCCCGAGGGCGTCGACGGCGACGGCCCCTACCTGGCCGTCTCGCCGCGGACGCCGTACAACCGCTTCCCGATCCCCATGATGGCGCTGTCGGCCACGCTGGAGCGCGACGGCGAGACCGCCTTCGACGGGAACCTGATGTCGACGCTGGATCCGGACCTGAAGTACCACTACGGCGCCGCCGTCGACGGCGTCGAGGACGGCGACCGGCTGACGATCACCGTCGACTCGCCGCCGGGCGTCTCCCGCCACGAGGGCTACGAGACGACGTTCCTGGAGATGGAACCCGTCGAGATGGACGTGTCGCCGTGA
- the arcS gene encoding archaeosine synthase subunit alpha has product MTDYFEVHERDGAARLAELRLAEPVTTPALADDVLEDAGSLWPEDRAVPEGDEGALTVLPHRGFPGGTPDEVSEAFAVDYPDVDYPSAAVVSPDTAADHGADAYVLSGGPGIAGHAEAFVDAVLRTREAIPADAALYLPGVATPRNVATLVYAGVDLVDADRAVVRGTEGRYLTTDEAYFLEDLDELPCSCPACQVPREEFDHEDCVEHNVNALEAELRRVRRRIRDGRLRDYVEGQARQDQWLTATMRRLDQQYAYVEQRTPVHRRAEITAATEDTMRRVEIQRFAQRVTERYRKRFDDQPLVIVPCSARKPYSDSQSHEQYHSAVQFRGHMLSMTSPIGVVPQELELTYPAQHYDSVVTGRWTANEIEFVSDVLRRYLERTDYPEVIAHVPDEGYRDICERAAEALDVEFTFTVEDHPTTGDSLANLAGALEGYPKYQKRERQHNTLRAVADYQFGHGAGDALFPEGDLTAEGLYPQLRAHDADGEQLAALTQEYGLLGLTLAGARRWVDADVPTRTVKIDPFVPHGSVLAPGVVGASDDIRVGDEVVIEGPAAFGVGRAQMSGPEMAESTRGIACKVRHVEEK; this is encoded by the coding sequence ATGACCGACTACTTCGAGGTCCACGAGCGCGACGGCGCGGCCAGGCTGGCCGAGCTCCGGCTGGCCGAGCCCGTCACGACGCCCGCGCTCGCGGACGACGTTCTGGAGGACGCCGGCAGCCTCTGGCCCGAGGACCGCGCGGTCCCCGAGGGCGACGAGGGGGCGCTCACCGTCCTCCCGCATCGCGGGTTCCCCGGCGGCACGCCCGACGAGGTCAGCGAGGCCTTCGCCGTGGACTACCCCGACGTCGACTACCCCAGCGCCGCGGTCGTCTCGCCGGACACCGCCGCGGACCACGGCGCGGACGCCTACGTCCTCTCCGGCGGCCCCGGAATCGCCGGCCACGCCGAGGCGTTCGTCGACGCGGTGCTCCGGACCCGCGAGGCGATCCCGGCCGACGCCGCCCTCTATCTCCCGGGCGTCGCCACGCCGCGCAACGTCGCCACGCTGGTCTACGCCGGCGTCGACCTCGTGGACGCCGACAGAGCGGTCGTCCGCGGGACGGAAGGCCGGTACCTCACCACGGACGAGGCGTACTTCCTCGAGGACCTCGACGAACTGCCCTGCTCGTGTCCCGCCTGCCAGGTCCCCCGCGAGGAGTTCGACCACGAGGACTGCGTGGAGCACAACGTCAACGCCCTCGAGGCCGAACTCCGGCGCGTCCGCCGGCGGATCCGCGACGGCCGCCTCCGGGACTACGTCGAGGGCCAGGCCCGCCAGGACCAGTGGCTCACGGCGACGATGCGACGGCTCGACCAGCAGTACGCCTACGTGGAGCAGCGCACGCCCGTCCACCGCCGGGCCGAGATCACCGCGGCGACGGAGGACACGATGCGCCGCGTCGAGATCCAGCGCTTCGCACAGCGCGTGACGGAACGGTACCGCAAGCGCTTCGACGACCAGCCGCTCGTGATCGTCCCCTGCTCGGCGCGCAAGCCCTACAGCGACTCCCAGAGCCACGAGCAGTACCACAGCGCCGTCCAGTTCCGCGGCCATATGCTGTCGATGACCTCGCCCATCGGCGTCGTCCCGCAGGAGCTGGAGCTGACCTACCCCGCCCAGCACTACGACTCCGTCGTGACCGGCCGCTGGACGGCCAACGAGATCGAGTTCGTCAGCGACGTCCTCCGGCGCTACCTCGAGCGGACGGACTACCCCGAGGTGATCGCTCACGTCCCCGACGAGGGGTACCGCGACATCTGCGAGCGCGCCGCCGAGGCCCTCGACGTAGAGTTTACCTTCACCGTCGAAGACCACCCCACGACGGGCGACTCGCTGGCCAACCTCGCCGGCGCGCTGGAGGGGTACCCCAAGTACCAGAAGCGCGAGCGCCAGCACAACACGCTCCGGGCGGTGGCGGACTACCAGTTCGGTCACGGCGCCGGCGACGCGCTGTTCCCCGAGGGCGACCTGACCGCGGAGGGCCTCTACCCCCAGCTACGGGCCCACGACGCGGACGGCGAGCAACTGGCCGCGCTCACCCAGGAGTACGGCCTGCTCGGGCTGACCCTGGCGGGCGCTCGTCGCTGGGTCGACGCCGACGTGCCGACGCGGACCGTGAAGATCGATCCCTTCGTCCCGCACGGTTCCGTCCTCGCCCCCGGCGTCGTCGGCGCCAGCGACGACATCCGGGTCGGCGACGAGGTCGTGATCGAGGGCCCCGCCGCCTTCGGCGTCGGCCGCGCGCAGATGTCCGGCCCGGAGATGGCCGAGTCGACGCGCGGTATCGCTTGCAAGGTGCGCCACGTCGAGGAGAAGTAG
- a CDS encoding PQQ-dependent sugar dehydrogenase, which produces MTGENNTDEAGERSVQSRIRSSRRRFLQAAGATALAGGAGFGMAQEDATTYRFGGEVAGWQGRAPSEIEGETNPTIELEAGTEYEVVWENLDGQPHDFVIQDDQGNDLVGTEITEEEGATLSFTFTASEEMAQYICTVHPTTMIGDIEMAGGDGGAMDGEQPAQQRYVPEGPTVGAELVADGPLVNPVTLRSVPGQQDTHLIVDQPGLIYVHQDGELQEEPFMDISDWVMMLADTQGGYDRAPGFDERGLLGMDFHPDFEENGQFYLRYSSAEPRSDGDSLVGPGDREYPEDWDHVGILSEFQLSDGGGDQLQGDPESERVLLEVPEPQFNHNGGEIVFGPDGYLYATLGDGGGANDTGPGHVEDWYDENDGGNGQDVTENLLGSVLRIDVDQEGEDRPYAVPDDNPLVDTEAYDEYFAWGLRNPWRASFNDGALITADVGQALFEEVDVIQRGGNYGWNVREGFHCFNADNATEPLDECPSSAPDEAPFDGQPLLDPVAEYPHTYQGNPVGISITGGYVYQGDEVSDLSGQYLFGDWSVSFVEPQGRIFVATTSDLGGAAATDEPSVGGGNMTAGNMTDGNMTAGNGTDAVGNVTVGQEGGGNVSDELTGDNATVGNESDGEVPEVQVEEDLDILQPSEQPWPYEEVLIAGGENQQLNRFIQAFGRDDQGNVYVLASRTGRLESEAGEVYRLVPEGDGQEISQPDVDIPMPGEEGDGNETDANATDANATADNETAD; this is translated from the coding sequence ATGACGGGTGAAAATAACACGGACGAGGCTGGCGAGCGATCAGTACAGAGCCGTATCCGGTCGTCGCGGCGACGCTTCCTGCAGGCCGCGGGCGCGACGGCGCTGGCCGGCGGCGCCGGATTCGGGATGGCACAGGAGGACGCGACCACCTATCGGTTCGGTGGCGAGGTCGCCGGCTGGCAGGGACGCGCGCCGTCAGAGATCGAGGGCGAGACCAATCCGACGATCGAACTCGAGGCCGGCACGGAGTACGAGGTCGTCTGGGAGAACCTCGACGGGCAACCCCACGACTTCGTGATCCAGGACGACCAGGGCAACGACCTGGTCGGGACGGAGATCACGGAAGAGGAGGGGGCGACCCTGTCGTTCACCTTCACCGCCAGCGAGGAGATGGCCCAGTACATCTGTACGGTCCACCCCACCACGATGATCGGCGACATCGAGATGGCGGGCGGCGACGGCGGCGCGATGGACGGCGAGCAGCCGGCCCAGCAGCGGTACGTCCCGGAGGGACCGACGGTTGGTGCCGAGCTGGTCGCCGACGGGCCGCTGGTGAACCCGGTGACGCTGCGGTCCGTCCCCGGACAGCAGGACACGCACCTGATCGTCGACCAGCCGGGGCTGATATACGTCCATCAGGACGGCGAACTGCAGGAGGAGCCGTTCATGGACATCAGCGACTGGGTCATGATGCTCGCGGACACGCAGGGCGGCTACGACCGGGCACCCGGGTTCGACGAGCGCGGGCTGCTCGGGATGGACTTCCATCCCGACTTCGAGGAGAACGGCCAGTTCTACCTCCGGTACAGCTCGGCCGAGCCCCGCAGCGACGGCGACTCGCTGGTCGGACCGGGCGACCGCGAGTACCCCGAAGACTGGGACCACGTCGGGATCCTCTCGGAGTTCCAGCTGTCGGACGGCGGCGGCGATCAGCTCCAGGGCGACCCCGAATCGGAGCGCGTCCTGCTCGAGGTACCCGAACCACAGTTCAACCACAACGGCGGCGAGATCGTGTTCGGGCCGGACGGCTACCTCTACGCGACGCTGGGCGACGGCGGCGGGGCCAACGACACCGGTCCCGGCCACGTCGAGGACTGGTACGACGAGAACGACGGCGGCAACGGTCAGGACGTCACCGAGAACCTCCTCGGGAGCGTGCTGCGGATCGACGTCGACCAGGAAGGCGAGGACCGGCCCTACGCCGTCCCCGACGACAACCCGCTGGTCGACACGGAGGCCTACGACGAGTACTTCGCCTGGGGGCTCCGCAATCCCTGGCGCGCGTCGTTCAACGACGGGGCGCTGATCACCGCCGACGTCGGACAGGCGCTGTTCGAGGAGGTCGACGTCATCCAGCGCGGCGGCAACTACGGCTGGAACGTCCGCGAGGGGTTCCACTGCTTCAACGCCGACAACGCGACCGAGCCGCTGGACGAGTGCCCGTCCTCGGCCCCGGACGAGGCCCCGTTCGACGGCCAGCCGCTGCTGGACCCGGTCGCCGAGTACCCCCACACGTACCAGGGTAACCCGGTCGGCATCTCGATCACCGGCGGCTACGTCTACCAGGGCGACGAGGTGTCGGACCTCTCCGGTCAGTACCTCTTCGGCGACTGGAGCGTCAGCTTCGTCGAGCCCCAGGGCCGGATCTTCGTCGCCACGACGAGCGACCTCGGCGGGGCCGCGGCGACGGACGAGCCCAGCGTCGGCGGCGGGAACATGACCGCCGGCAATATGACCGACGGCAACATGACCGCCGGCAACGGAACGGACGCCGTCGGAAACGTCACCGTCGGCCAGGAGGGCGGCGGCAACGTCTCGGACGAGCTCACGGGCGACAACGCGACCGTCGGGAACGAGAGCGATGGGGAAGTCCCCGAGGTTCAGGTCGAGGAGGACCTCGACATCCTGCAGCCGTCCGAACAGCCCTGGCCCTACGAGGAGGTCCTGATCGCCGGCGGCGAGAACCAGCAGCTCAACCGGTTCATCCAGGCCTTCGGCCGCGACGACCAGGGGAACGTCTACGTCCTCGCGAGCCGGACCGGCCGGCTCGAGAGCGAGGCGGGCGAGGTGTACCGGCTCGTCCCCGAAGGCGATGGCCAGGAGATCAGCCAGCCCGACGTCGACATCCCGATGCCCGGGGAAGAGGGCGACGGGAACGAGACCGACGCGAACGCCACCGACGCCAACGCCACCGCCGACAACGAGACGGCGGACTGA
- a CDS encoding helix-turn-helix domain-containing protein has product MATEATFTVPSGEFPLGTVFERLPDVTIELERIIPAQDVVVPYFWVRGTVVDDIEAAFGDHPGVVDIRLVDSVADEYLLRVEWTLDYAGVLSALTETGIPLVKAVGTSKQWTFDVRGDDRSDIAAFQQRCRELDIPVTLTKLHALTPIETDAEAALTDAQQEALVLAYDRGYFNSPRDVTMTELGEELGITQQAVASRLRRGIDRVLASTVSELPVTADDGT; this is encoded by the coding sequence ATGGCTACCGAGGCGACGTTCACGGTCCCGTCCGGGGAGTTCCCGCTGGGGACCGTCTTCGAGCGGCTACCGGACGTGACGATCGAACTGGAGCGCATCATCCCCGCACAGGACGTGGTGGTGCCGTACTTCTGGGTCCGGGGGACGGTCGTCGACGACATCGAGGCGGCGTTCGGCGACCACCCCGGCGTGGTGGACATCCGCCTCGTCGACTCCGTCGCGGACGAGTACCTGCTGCGCGTCGAGTGGACGCTCGACTACGCCGGCGTGCTGAGCGCGCTGACGGAGACGGGCATTCCGCTCGTCAAGGCCGTCGGGACGAGCAAGCAGTGGACCTTCGACGTCCGCGGGGACGACCGCAGCGACATCGCGGCCTTCCAGCAGCGCTGCCGCGAACTGGACATCCCCGTCACGCTCACGAAGCTCCACGCGCTCACGCCCATCGAGACGGACGCCGAGGCGGCGCTGACCGACGCCCAGCAGGAGGCGCTGGTGCTCGCCTACGACCGGGGCTACTTCAACTCGCCGCGGGACGTGACGATGACGGAACTGGGCGAGGAGCTCGGCATCACCCAGCAGGCCGTCGCGTCGCGGCTCCGGCGCGGCATCGACCGGGTCCTGGCGAGCACCGTCTCCGAGCTACCGGTGACGGCGGACGACGGTACTTAA
- the tgtA gene encoding tRNA guanosine(15) transglycosylase TgtA — translation MRDTFEVRRYDAAGRLGELEVPRADVTVQTPALMPVVNPHVQTISPAILEAEFGAEILITNSYILHGSDELREPALERGLHDLLDFDGAIMTDSGSFQLAEYGEIDVSTEEILQFQRDIGSDIGTPVDVPTPPDVDRERAESELATTQERLALAEDADAGEMLVTAPIQGSTYPDLREAAAAHAHGTDLDVFPVGAVVPLMNEYRYDDLVNVVAASKRGLGEDAPVHLFGAGHPMMFALAVALGCDLFDSAAYALYARDGRYLTVGGTEHFEDLHQFPCTCPVCVEHEPDDLREASAERREELLARHNLHVTYGEIRTIRQAIRDGDLLELVERRARAHPAMLDGYRALLSHADQLERTDRVSKGAFFHLSAESARRPEVLRHRQRLDRFDLDGDVLLTEGSRDDDYDETWSVAAPFGPYPRELAETYPLNAETPEQLEPQAYEAAARGVARLVEANPDAEFTLAYYEWPASALALVPDAVECVSLSDD, via the coding sequence GGTACGACGCGGCGGGGCGGCTGGGCGAACTGGAGGTCCCGCGGGCGGACGTCACGGTGCAGACGCCCGCGCTGATGCCGGTCGTCAATCCGCACGTCCAGACGATCTCCCCGGCGATCCTCGAGGCGGAGTTCGGCGCGGAGATCCTCATCACGAACAGCTACATCCTCCACGGGAGCGACGAGCTCCGGGAGCCGGCCCTGGAGCGGGGGCTGCACGACCTGCTGGACTTCGACGGCGCGATCATGACCGACTCGGGCTCCTTCCAGCTGGCGGAGTACGGCGAGATCGACGTGAGCACGGAGGAGATCCTGCAGTTCCAGCGCGACATCGGGAGCGACATCGGGACGCCGGTGGACGTGCCGACGCCGCCGGACGTCGACCGCGAACGGGCCGAGTCGGAGCTGGCGACCACCCAGGAGCGCCTCGCGCTCGCCGAGGACGCCGACGCGGGCGAGATGCTCGTCACGGCGCCGATCCAGGGATCGACCTACCCGGACCTGCGCGAGGCGGCGGCCGCGCACGCCCACGGCACCGACCTCGACGTGTTCCCGGTCGGCGCGGTCGTCCCGCTGATGAACGAGTACCGCTACGACGACCTCGTAAACGTCGTGGCAGCGAGTAAACGCGGGCTGGGCGAGGACGCGCCGGTCCACCTCTTCGGCGCCGGCCACCCCATGATGTTCGCGCTGGCGGTCGCGCTGGGCTGTGACCTGTTCGACTCCGCCGCCTACGCGCTGTACGCCCGCGACGGGCGCTACCTGACCGTCGGCGGGACCGAGCACTTCGAGGACCTCCACCAGTTCCCCTGCACCTGTCCCGTCTGCGTCGAGCACGAACCGGACGACCTCCGCGAGGCGTCCGCGGAGCGCCGCGAGGAACTGCTGGCCCGACACAACCTCCACGTCACCTACGGCGAGATCAGGACGATCCGGCAGGCGATCCGCGACGGCGACCTGCTGGAACTGGTCGAGCGGCGGGCCCGCGCCCACCCCGCGATGCTGGACGGCTACCGCGCCCTGCTTTCCCACGCCGACCAGCTCGAGCGGACCGACCGCGTCTCGAAGGGGGCGTTCTTCCACCTCTCGGCGGAGAGCGCCCGGCGGCCGGAGGTGCTGCGCCACCGACAGCGCCTCGACCGCTTCGACCTCGACGGCGACGTGCTGCTCACGGAGGGGAGCCGCGACGACGACTACGACGAGACCTGGTCGGTCGCGGCGCCGTTCGGTCCCTACCCGCGGGAACTGGCCGAGACGTATCCCCTCAACGCCGAGACGCCGGAGCAGCTGGAGCCCCAGGCCTACGAGGCCGCGGCCCGCGGCGTCGCGCGCCTCGTCGAGGCGAACCCCGACGCCGAGTTCACGCTGGCGTACTACGAGTGGCCGGCCAGCGCGCTCGCTCTGGTCCCCGACGCCGTCGAGTGCGTGTCGCTCTCGGACGACTGA
- a CDS encoding PIN domain-containing protein, with translation MKVLDASFLIDYLDGAASTREFYEANGGEAEHWVIPVPAYAEILVGEGNLPDGDVEATRAALSWAELYEIDAELAALSGEIADEIGPGGPYLDGPDALIAAVGRRLDAPVVSSDGDLTHPETRAVIDVEEY, from the coding sequence ATGAAGGTACTCGATGCGTCCTTTCTCATCGATTACCTCGACGGCGCTGCGTCGACCAGAGAGTTCTACGAGGCGAACGGCGGCGAGGCGGAACACTGGGTGATCCCGGTCCCGGCCTACGCCGAGATACTCGTCGGTGAGGGGAACCTCCCGGACGGCGACGTCGAGGCGACCCGGGCGGCCCTCTCGTGGGCCGAACTGTACGAGATCGACGCGGAACTGGCAGCGCTCTCCGGGGAGATCGCCGACGAAATCGGCCCCGGCGGACCGTATCTGGATGGCCCCGATGCCCTGATCGCCGCAGTCGGACGGAGACTGGACGCCCCCGTCGTATCGAGCGACGGAGACCTCACCCACCCCGAGACCAGAGCAGTCATCGACGTCGAGGAATACTGA
- a CDS encoding sensor histidine kinase, with protein sequence MSGPPLGIGGVAGGEQQVAGHWRRVLPVLGVLVLVTAIARSAFTLADTGILLEAALDLLLVGTLGAVMLYIGLRLPTTAVRPAYYPRIVLWVVGGVTVMAVVLALRVLHPGVSVQFTFGTQAVFLAIGSLAGLGIGVHEARALDQARRLEEQNAELKRTERKLEEAVTELEASNEQLEQFAYAASHDLQEPLRMVRKYLELVEGRYADDLDDDGREFLAFALDGAERMDETMTGLLEYARVDAEGDPSGRVDLDDVLDDALTDLQVRIEESDAEVTREPLPTVDGDEHQLRQVFQNLLDNAVEYSGDEPPRVHVGAERCEARNASNGSGDRWAVSVRDEGVGIDPDDAERVFGVFERLDEAGDRSGSGIGLALCERIAERHGGEIRVDAEPGEGSTFTVVLPA encoded by the coding sequence ATGAGCGGACCACCTCTCGGGATCGGCGGGGTCGCCGGCGGCGAGCAGCAGGTTGCGGGCCACTGGCGCCGGGTCCTGCCCGTGCTCGGAGTGCTGGTCCTGGTCACGGCGATCGCCCGGTCGGCGTTCACGCTGGCCGACACCGGAATCCTGCTCGAAGCGGCGCTGGACCTGCTGCTGGTCGGGACGCTGGGCGCCGTGATGCTGTACATCGGCCTCCGGCTCCCGACCACCGCCGTCCGGCCGGCGTACTACCCGCGGATCGTGCTCTGGGTCGTCGGGGGCGTCACCGTGATGGCGGTCGTCCTCGCCCTGCGGGTCCTCCACCCGGGCGTCTCCGTCCAGTTCACGTTCGGGACGCAGGCGGTGTTCCTGGCCATCGGCTCGCTCGCCGGCCTGGGCATCGGCGTCCACGAGGCCCGGGCGCTCGACCAGGCCCGACGCCTCGAAGAGCAGAACGCCGAGCTCAAGCGGACGGAGCGAAAGCTCGAGGAGGCGGTGACGGAGCTTGAGGCGTCCAACGAGCAACTGGAGCAGTTCGCGTACGCGGCCTCCCACGACCTCCAGGAGCCCCTCCGGATGGTGCGCAAGTACCTCGAACTCGTCGAGGGGCGCTACGCCGACGACCTCGACGACGACGGCCGGGAGTTCCTCGCGTTCGCCCTCGACGGCGCCGAGCGGATGGACGAGACGATGACCGGGCTGCTGGAGTACGCCCGCGTCGATGCGGAGGGCGATCCCTCCGGGCGGGTGGACCTCGACGACGTGCTCGACGACGCGCTCACGGACCTCCAGGTCCGGATCGAGGAGAGCGACGCCGAGGTCACGCGGGAGCCGCTGCCGACCGTCGACGGCGACGAGCACCAGTTGCGGCAGGTGTTCCAGAACCTGCTGGACAACGCCGTCGAGTACAGCGGCGACGAACCGCCCCGCGTCCACGTCGGCGCCGAGCGGTGCGAGGCGCGAAACGCCTCGAACGGGAGCGGGGACCGGTGGGCCGTCTCGGTCCGCGACGAGGGGGTCGGCATCGACCCCGACGACGCCGAGCGGGTCTTCGGCGTCTTCGAGCGCCTGGACGAGGCCGGGGACCGGAGCGGATCGGGGATCGGGCTGGCGCTGTGCGAGCGGATCGCCGAGCGCCACGGCGGCGAGATCCGCGTCGACGCCGAGCCCGGCGAGGGGTCGACGTTCACCGTCGTGCTGCCCGCGTGA